One region of Primulina tabacum isolate GXHZ01 chromosome 17, ASM2559414v2, whole genome shotgun sequence genomic DNA includes:
- the LOC142531361 gene encoding receptor-like protein EIX2: MENMMATTNKIFNLHVFSIILIASLVGVLGQQDSSNIRCLERERQALLKFKDELVDEYGRLSSWGAENSQRECCKWRGVRCHNRTNHVTQLNLRGPSEFHYDLPSFVPLSIAPLKGKISSSLLELKHLTYLDLSHNCFGSSNIPEFIGSFEELLYLNLSNAHFSKSIPPSVGNLSKLIYLDFSQNYALYSDNLDWVSHLDSLKYLDLSYVVLRNASNWLEAIGKLTTIEELHFRYCVLQEIHPSSLPLINSSAPLAILDLSGNDISSSMFQWFLNFSKSLTFIDISGNNITDPISAYTFDDQIFLAHLDLSYNNHEGGIPKSLGNMSSLIYLNLQKNHLTDQLSELTMNLSEKLQYLDLSGNRISGLLPNFSRFSFLNHLGLGRNKLDGSIATGFLNIPYLIHLDLSSNNFTGAIPDLTTSPFLERLYLNNNTFNGYLRESIGCMSMMESLVLASNNLEGIVTESHLFNLSRLQILDLSSNSLLTVNCSPHWVPPFQLKVINLSGCKIGQRFPQWLQFQRKLEFLDISSSQIADTVPHWFGKLTSRPMYLNASNNNIHGILPESFFKLTSDARSVGTIVLELSSNKIRGQVTFLCHNEKWELIDLSDNLFFGHLPNCVANSTLLRFLNLANNHFVGEIPNSFGSLEWLVSLNLRNNSLSGGFPTSLRNCKRLESIELGDNKLTGNIPTWIGDTLSGLIVLSLSLNDFYGTIPSSICSLQNIQVLDLSSNMISGPIPKCLYNLSAMTREAAAASTSYGYSISFFTRNNFVYVPYNSLRDGAYIMWKGKKVNYVKGLQLLKLIDLSNNLLDGDIPSEITKLDGLVTLNLSRNHLYGQIPQNIGHLKGLNSLDLSRNHLSGSIPIGIFQLSSLGVLELSYNNLSGRILPQYTRFDKSAYAGNSGLCSRLILNKSCPGEDEINHRDPNFYNDKNAMNNWEHEDDKLITKGFYLCLAFGFLIGFWGIFGTILLNNSARFAYFKLLNTMEDFVYVTVELSKARFRSRFRK, from the coding sequence ATGGAAAACATGATGGCcacaacaaacaaaatattcaatCTTCATGTTTTCTCAATTATTCTTATAGCGAGCTTAGTAGGTGTTCTTGGGCAGCAGGATTCGAGTAACATCAGGTGTCTTGAGAGGGAGAGACAAGCTCTTCTTAAGTTCAAAGACGAGCTTGTCGATGAATATGGTCGACTCTCCTCTTGGGGAGCTGAAAATAGTCAAAGAGAGTGCTGCAAATGGAGAGGTGTTCGTTGCCATAACCGAACTAATCACGTCACACAATTGAATTTGAGGGGTCCATCAGAGTTTCATTATGATTTACCCAGTTTTGTTCCACTGAGTATTGCTCCTCTGAAAGGTAAGATTAGCTCTTCATTGCTTGAATTGAAGCACTTGACTTACCTAGACCTCAGTCACAATTGTTTTGGTTCTTCAAATATCCCAGAGTTCATTGGTTCATTTGAGGAATTACTTTATCTCAATCTTTCCAATGCTCATTTTAGTAAATCAATACCGCCAAGTGTTGGAAACCTTTCCAAGTTGATATATCTTGATTTTAGTCAGAATTATGCTCTCTACAGTGACAATCTTGATTGGGTCTCTCATCTAGATTCATTGAAATATCTTGACCTTAGTTATGTTGTACTCCGCAATGCATCCAATTGGTTGGAAGCAATTGGCAAGTTAACTACCATCGAAGAATTACATTTTAGATACTGTGTACTTCAAGAAATCCACCCTTCTTCGCTCCCCTTGATCAATTCTTCTGCTCCACTTGCTATCCTCGACCTTTCAGGGAATGATATCTCATCTTCCATGTTTCAATGGTTCTTAAACTTTAGCAAAAGCCTGACTTTCATTGATATCTCAGGTAACAATATAACAGATCCCATTTCTGCTTATACTTTTGATGACCAGATCTTTCTTGCACATCTTGACCTCTCTTATAATAACCATGAGGGCGGGATTCCTAAATCCTTGGGAAATATGAGTAGTTTGATATACTTGAATTTGCAAAAGAACCATTTAACTGATCAACTTTCGGAATTAACAATGAACTTGTCTGAGAAATTGCAGTATCTAGATTTAAGTGGTAATAGGATAAGTGGTTTGTTACCTAATTTTTCAAGGTTTTCATTCTTGAACCATCTAGGTCTTGGTAGGAATAAACTCGATGGCTCCATTGCAACTGGCTTTCTGAATATTCCATATCTGATTCATCTAGATTTGTCATCTAATAATTTCACTGGTGCAATACCAGATCTTACAACATCTCCGTTCCTTGAGAGATTGTATCTCAACAACAATACGTTCAACGGATATCTCAGAGAAAGCATTGGATGCATGTCAATGATGGAATCTTTGGTTCTAGCTTCAAATAACTTAGAAGGCATAGTTACAGAGTCACATTTGTTCAATCTATCTCGTCTGCAAATACTTGACTTGTCCTCTAACTCACTGTTAACAGTAAATTGTAGCCCGCATTGGGTTCCTCCGTTTCAACTAAAAGTCATAAATCTCTCCGGATGTAAAATAGGACAGCGTTTTCCGCAATGGCTTCAATTCCAAAGAAAGTTAGAATTTCTTGATATCTCGAGTTCTCAAATTGCAGACACCGTTCCCCATTGGTTTGGTAAATTAACTTCTAGACCAATGTATCTGAATGCATCAAATAACAATATACATGGCATCCTTCCGGAATCTTTTTTCAAGCTTACAAGCGATGCAAGATCTGTAGGCACAATAGTGTTGGAACTATCAAGTAACAAAATTAGAGGTCAAGTGACTTTTTTGTGCCATAACGAGAAGTGGGAACTTATTGACCTCTCAGATAACCTATTTTTCGGGCATCTTCCGAATTGTGTCGCCAActctaccttgttgagattTCTCAATTTGGCCAACAATCATTTCGTTGGGGAAATCCCAAACTCATTTGGCTCGTTAGAATGGCTGGTTTCATTGAATTTGAGGAACAATAGTTTATCAGGTGGATTCCCTACTTCTTTGAGGAACTGCAAGAGGTTGGAATCAATTGAACTCGGAGACAATAAGCTAACTGGAAATATACCAACCTGGATAGGAGATACGTTATCAGGGTTGATTGTTTTAAGCCTAAGTTTGAATGATTTTTATGGGACAATACCTTCGAGCATTTGTAGTCTACAAAACATCCAAGTCTTAGACCTGTCTTCAAACATGATTTCAGGACCAATACCAAAATGTTTGTATAATCTTAGTGCAATGACTAGAGAAGCAGCTGCTGCTTCTACATCGTATGGATACAGCATTTCTTTTTTTACAAGAAATAATTTTGTGTATGTACCGTATAATAGCTTACGCGATGGTGCATACATTATGTGGAAAGGAAAAAAAGTCAATTATGTAAAAGGTTTGCAACTTTTGAAACTTATTGATCTGTCCAACAATCTTTTAGATGGTGATATTCCTTCAGAAATCACAAAACTTGATGGCCTAGTAACGTTAAATCTTTCAAGAAACCATTTATACGGACAAATTCCTCAAAACATTGGTCACTTGAAAGGCTTGAATTCCCTCGATCTTTCAAGAAACCACCTCTCTGGGAGCATTCCGATCGGAATTTTTCAATTAAGTTCTCTAGGCGTCTTGGAGTTGTCCTACAACAACTTGTCAGGTAGAATCCTGCCTCAATATACACGTTTCGATAAATCTGCCTATGCGGGAAATTCTGGGCTTTGTTCACGTCTTATACTGAATAAATCTTGCCCCGGAGAAGATGAAATCAATCATCGAGATCCAAACTTCTATAACGACAAGAATGCAATGAACAATTGGGAACATGAAGATGACAAGTTGATTACTAAAGGATTTTATCTCTGCCTGGCATTTGGTTTTCTCATTGGATTTTGGGGGATCTTCGGGACAATACTACTCAACAATTCTGCAAGATTTGCATACTTCAAATTGTTGAACACCATGGAGGACTTTGTATACGTGACAGTAGAGCTGAGCAAAGCCCGTTTTAGGAGTCGCTTTCGAAAATAA